One region of Gemmatimonadaceae bacterium genomic DNA includes:
- a CDS encoding outer membrane beta-barrel protein, giving the protein MRPFRSAAPFLAACLLLGIPAPAHAQLGAGDGFLFRTPTVRLGVAAGLAAPRARSDIFDFITDELTLSRGDFASPAFTLTADVRVRPRLHVGVSAEFAGRTADSESRDFTGEDDLPILQSTTLDRAAVLATARIALAPAGRAIGRYAWIPNRVVPYVGAGAGPVWYRLRQSGEFVDRETLDIFEDQFESSGWSLGASGFGGADISVTPRYGVSLEGRYLWAKGSMNGDFSTYNKIDLSGYNASIGLFVRF; this is encoded by the coding sequence GTGCGCCCGTTCCGATCCGCCGCCCCGTTCCTCGCAGCCTGCCTCCTGCTCGGTATCCCCGCCCCCGCCCACGCCCAACTCGGCGCCGGTGACGGCTTTCTCTTCCGCACGCCCACCGTGCGACTCGGCGTCGCCGCCGGCCTCGCCGCCCCGCGCGCCCGCAGCGACATCTTCGACTTCATCACCGACGAACTCACCCTCTCCCGCGGCGACTTCGCCTCGCCGGCCTTCACCCTCACGGCCGACGTGCGCGTCAGGCCGCGCCTCCACGTCGGGGTGAGCGCCGAGTTCGCGGGGCGCACCGCCGATTCGGAGTCGCGCGACTTCACGGGGGAGGACGACCTCCCCATTCTCCAGTCGACGACGCTCGACCGTGCCGCCGTGCTGGCCACGGCACGCATCGCCCTCGCGCCGGCTGGGCGCGCGATCGGGCGCTATGCGTGGATCCCCAACCGCGTCGTCCCATACGTTGGCGCGGGCGCCGGCCCGGTCTGGTACCGGCTGCGCCAGTCGGGGGAATTCGTCGACCGGGAGACGCTCGACATCTTCGAGGACCAGTTCGAGTCGTCGGGGTGGTCGCTGGGGGCCTCGGGCTTTGGCGGGGCCGACATTTCGGTCACTCCCCGTTACGGCGTCTCGCTCGAGGGGCGATATCTCTGGGCGAAGGGGTCGATGAACGGCGACTTCAGTACCTACAACAAGATCGACCTCTCGGGGTACAATGCCTCGATCGGACTCTTCGTCAGGTTCTGA
- a CDS encoding Uma2 family endonuclease, with protein MTAEDLLQLAHQGARLELVRGSLVAREPAGFRHGATAMRLALHLGNFVSDHQLGVVVAVETGFTVSRNPDTVRAPDVAFIARARIPYPEPRGFAELAPDLVVEITSPDDRPAAVAGKVGNWLQAGSRLVWVIDPQRREARVHRADGSATTVTENEVLDGEDVLPGLRISLGDVLG; from the coding sequence ATGACCGCCGAGGATCTGCTGCAGCTCGCGCACCAGGGCGCGCGCCTGGAGCTCGTGCGCGGTTCCCTCGTCGCGCGCGAGCCAGCGGGTTTCCGGCACGGCGCGACGGCCATGCGCCTCGCGCTTCATCTTGGCAACTTCGTCTCCGACCATCAGCTCGGCGTCGTCGTCGCGGTGGAGACGGGCTTCACGGTCAGCCGCAATCCGGACACCGTGCGCGCTCCGGACGTGGCGTTCATCGCACGCGCACGCATTCCGTATCCTGAGCCTCGCGGCTTCGCGGAGCTCGCGCCTGATCTCGTGGTCGAGATCACGTCCCCCGACGATCGCCCTGCCGCAGTCGCCGGGAAGGTCGGCAACTGGCTCCAGGCGGGAAGTCGGCTGGTATGGGTGATCGATCCCCAACGGCGCGAAGCGCGCGTTCATCGTGCGGATGGATCGGCCACAACCGTCACGGAGAATGAAGTGCTCGACGGGGAGGATGTCCTCCCCGGCCTGCGGATCTCGCTCGGCGACGTACTCGGGTGA
- a CDS encoding prolyl oligopeptidase family serine peptidase, translating to MRPSIALSAALLMAPLALPAQRPDYHRADVIRTAGAYVLGATVTPVWLEDSVRFLYTSTGKDDRGTIYLVDPARATRRVYFDHARLAAVLSVAGDTILDPERFPAFTAVDSGKAIELVFHHKVFRCDPASYNCTAQDSVDWALKRTLKNGPTWANRSPDRKWDVFQWRYNLYLRPAALSDSDAYTAADSVRKARADTTKKNGAAARPARGAAARNDSIPLPKGSIALTTDGERLFAYGNTERDVAADTAKPRPTRVPLNWTPDSRRFTVARDDYRRTRIYPMYSSTGDQPVDKSYHYAVPSDSIVPTHVVHAIDIVDRTNVRAKDAPVPQSTASARTFWNRAGDHFYMLSANRGPSRISALLVDAKTGETTTITRDSTATWVELSHSFGQENWDIAKGSDDLIWWSERDGWGHLYRFGADGTLKNQVENGRYVVDRLFRVDSATRLTPPAVYFTAWGKGSDFLYYSHLYRVNADGSGTTPLTPEAGDHAITFTPKGPYFIDTHTEIDKAPVIRLRSAIDGKVILELQRGDIELLRNVGWRPPEIIKVKARDGVTDLWGLMYKPSTFDSTRSYPILDHIYPGPQVGSVGRWGWSGTGEPQALAELGFIVVQIDHQGTPRRSKAFHDFYYRNMVDNGIPDHIAGIRQLGAAHRWIDMDRIGIFGHSGGGLASTDAILRYPDFYKVAVSGSGNHHPDTYAWYWAGRYQGPYNKASYDSSANYTMARNLKGHLLLMHGDMDNNVHLANTLKLVDALIKANKANFDLMIFPDAPHGLPTFHIRKRWDYLVRYLLNEEPPADYQMIEMPRPVFRPPS from the coding sequence TCTACTTCGACCACGCGCGGCTGGCCGCCGTCCTCTCCGTCGCCGGCGACACCATCCTCGACCCCGAGCGCTTCCCGGCGTTCACGGCGGTCGACAGCGGCAAGGCGATCGAGCTCGTCTTCCACCATAAGGTCTTCCGCTGCGACCCCGCCAGCTACAACTGCACGGCGCAGGACTCCGTCGACTGGGCGCTCAAGCGCACGCTGAAGAACGGCCCCACGTGGGCCAATCGTTCGCCCGACCGGAAGTGGGACGTCTTCCAGTGGCGCTACAACCTCTATCTGCGCCCCGCCGCCCTCTCCGACTCCGACGCCTACACGGCGGCCGACTCCGTGCGGAAGGCGCGCGCCGATACCACGAAGAAGAACGGCGCCGCGGCACGCCCCGCGCGCGGCGCGGCGGCTCGCAACGACTCGATCCCGCTCCCCAAGGGCTCCATCGCCCTCACCACCGACGGCGAGCGACTGTTCGCCTACGGCAACACCGAGCGCGACGTCGCCGCGGATACCGCCAAGCCACGCCCCACGCGCGTCCCCCTCAACTGGACTCCCGACTCGCGCCGCTTCACGGTCGCGCGCGATGACTATCGCCGGACGCGCATCTACCCGATGTACTCCTCCACCGGCGACCAGCCGGTCGACAAGAGCTATCACTACGCCGTCCCCAGCGACTCGATCGTCCCCACACACGTCGTGCATGCGATCGACATCGTCGACCGCACCAACGTGCGCGCCAAGGACGCCCCCGTCCCGCAGAGCACCGCCAGCGCGCGCACCTTCTGGAACCGCGCCGGCGATCACTTCTACATGCTGAGCGCCAACCGCGGCCCGTCGCGCATCTCGGCGCTGCTGGTCGACGCCAAGACGGGAGAGACCACGACCATCACGCGCGACTCCACCGCCACCTGGGTCGAGCTGTCGCACTCGTTCGGGCAGGAGAACTGGGACATCGCCAAGGGGAGTGATGACCTCATCTGGTGGTCCGAACGCGACGGATGGGGGCACCTCTATCGCTTCGGCGCCGATGGCACGCTCAAGAACCAGGTCGAGAACGGACGCTACGTCGTCGACCGTCTCTTCCGCGTCGACTCGGCGACGCGCCTAACGCCACCCGCCGTCTACTTCACCGCCTGGGGGAAGGGGTCGGACTTCCTGTACTACTCGCACCTGTACCGCGTGAACGCCGACGGGAGCGGGACGACCCCGCTCACCCCGGAAGCCGGTGACCACGCAATCACCTTCACCCCGAAGGGACCGTACTTCATCGACACGCACACCGAGATCGACAAGGCGCCGGTCATCAGGCTCCGCTCGGCGATCGACGGAAAGGTGATCCTCGAGCTGCAGCGCGGAGACATCGAGCTGCTGCGCAACGTTGGGTGGCGCCCGCCGGAAATCATCAAGGTCAAGGCGCGCGATGGCGTCACCGACCTGTGGGGGCTGATGTACAAGCCGAGCACCTTCGACTCGACCAGGAGTTACCCCATCCTCGACCACATCTACCCGGGACCGCAGGTGGGGAGCGTGGGGCGCTGGGGATGGTCCGGCACGGGTGAGCCGCAGGCACTGGCCGAACTCGGCTTCATCGTCGTCCAGATCGACCACCAGGGGACGCCGCGCCGCTCCAAGGCGTTCCATGACTTCTACTATCGCAACATGGTCGACAACGGGATCCCCGACCACATCGCCGGCATCCGGCAGTTGGGGGCAGCCCACCGGTGGATCGACATGGATCGGATCGGGATCTTCGGCCACTCCGGCGGCGGGCTCGCCTCGACCGACGCCATCCTTCGGTACCCGGACTTCTACAAGGTCGCCGTCAGCGGCTCCGGCAATCACCATCCCGACACCTACGCCTGGTACTGGGCCGGCCGCTATCAGGGGCCGTACAACAAGGCGTCGTACGACTCGTCGGCCAACTACACCATGGCGCGCAACCTCAAGGGGCACCTCCTCCTGATGCACGGCGACATGGACAACAACGTGCACCTGGCGAACACGCTCAAGCTGGTCGACGCGCTGATCAAGGCAAACAAGGCCAACTTCGACCTGATGATCTTCCCCGACGCGCCGCACGGGCTCCCCACCTTCCACATTCGCAAGCGGTGGGACTATCTCGTGCGGTACCTTCTCAACGAGGAACCGCCGGCCGACTATCAGATGATCGAGATGCCGCGGCCGGTGTTCAGGCCGCCGTCCTGA